DNA sequence from the Methylomonas albis genome:
TTGACCGACAAATAGCCAATTATGTCAGAGGTAAATTTCTTGAGGTATTTATCCTTTGGGCCATCAGTTTTACAGTTTTTTGGTGGCTCGGTTTGAATTACGCGATGCTGCTCGCCGTGTTGATGGGCTTGTCCGTTGTCATTCCTTATGTTGGCGCAACGCTGGTGACATTCCCGGTTTTGGCTGTGGCCTACGTGCAATGGGGCGTCGGTGGCGGGGATCAGTTTATGTACGTTTTTATAGCCTATTCGGTTATCCAGGCTTTGGATGGGGTGATTCTTGTGCCGCTATTGTTTTCGGAAGCGGTGAATTTGCACCCGATAGCCATTATCGTGGCTATCCTGTTTTTTGGCGGCCTGTGGGGTTTTTGGGGGGTGTTTTTTGCGATACCTCTGGCCACGCTGGTTAAAGCGGTATTAACTGCGTGGCCGAAGTTGGATATTGAACGAATATCAGCTTGAGCGGGTTATAAGTTGTCGGAGGCAAAATCCGCCAAGCGCGAACGTTCACCACGGCGCAGGGTAATATGCGCGCTATTTGGCCAAGACTTGAAACGATCAACCACATAGGTCAAACCGGAGCTAGTGGCGGTTAGATACGGAGTATCGATTTGTGCCAAGTTGCCGATACAGATGATTTTTGTGCCCGGTCCCGCACGGGTAATTAAAGTCTTCATCTGTTTTGGCGTCAGATTCTGGGCTTCGTCGATAATCAAATAACGGTTTAGAAAAGTCCGTCCACGCATAAAGTTCAGTGAACGAATTTTTACCCGATTCATCATCATGTTTTGCGAAGCGCCTTGCTCCCATTCGGTAGTCCCTGAGCGGCTGCCTAACAATTCCAGGTTGTCCATCAATGCCCCCATCCACGGCGCCATTTTTTCTTCTTCTGTGCCAGGTAAAAAACCAATGTCTTCGCCAACCGGCATGGTCTCCCGTGTCATGATGATTTCCAGATAGAGTTTGCTTTCCAGTGTTAATGACAGGCCGGCGGCCAGTGCCAACAGGGTTTTGCCGGTGCCAGCCGAGCCTATCAGCGTGACAAAATCCACGTTTGGATCGAGCAGGGCATTCAAGGCAAAGTTTTGCTCGCGGTTTTTTGCGGAAATACCCCAGATACTGTTGTGCTTGGTGCGGTAATCACGAGCCAATTGCAGTACCGCCGTTTCACCTACTCGGCTTTTTACAATGGCTTCGAAATTGTCGTCACCTTCCATATACAAATATTGGTTCGGATACCATTCCGCCACCAAAGGGCCGTTGACTCTGTAATAGGTATTGTTGTTTTCCTGCCAGGACTCCATCTTGCCGCCGTGCTCTTCCCAAAAGTCGCTGTCCAGCGCCATCGTGCCGTTGTAGAGCAGGTCTATGTCTTCAATGGTTTGATCGTTATGGTAATCCTCGGCACTGATTTGCAGCGCCGCCGCTTTAATGCGCATATTGATGTCTTTGGAGACCAGGATTACGTTCACATCCGGGTATTCCTTGCCCAAGGCCAGCACTATGCTCAGGATGGAATTATCGGCAATTTGTCCGGGCAGGTCTGCGGGCAATAGATGCGACAGCTGTCGGGTTTGAAAATACAGACGGCCGTCGAATTCGCGTTCACCATTCGGTGCATGCTCGATGCGGGAAAGCGGCAAGCCGGCATTGATGGTTTGCTGATCGGCATCGCGGATTAATTCGTCAAGGAAACGGCTGACTTGGCGGACGTTACGCGATACATCGGATAGGCCTTTTTTGGCGTGGTCTAGCTCTTCCAGTACGACCATCGGAATGAAAACATTGTGCTCTTGAAAGCGAAAGATGGACGTTGGGTCGTGCATCAATACGTTGGTGTCCAACACGAACAATTTTTTGCCGGCGGATTGAATGTTCATATGTTCCTTAAAACAAGCGTGGAAAGGCGGATTCAACAGAAATCCGGTGTTGCGCGGATGGTATTTCTACTCTATCTGCAGAGTTAACGTCAACAGAGCTATAGCTTATAGCGTGTCCTGCTTAGTGTTGGTGTTTTCATGCAGAGCAATACGATATTTTCTTCAATTCCGGTATTTTTTAAAAATACTTGCCCAAATAATCGAGTACCCTCCAGGTTCTCTATACTTAACCCGTCGTCATGCGTTTTGTATAGTCGGTTACAATAGAACAAATATGTCGCGACAACTTATTTTGTATCGGTATTTTTTTAGGATAGCTATTTATGACATTTTCACCATCACATCAGCCCGACTTGGATTGGAGCCAGATTCGAGAAACCATCAAGCTATTGACTGTGTCGGTCGCACAGGTTGAGGGTAGCATGCGAGCAGGCGACGAATCGGTCAGTGCCTTGGCCTGCTCGTTTACTGGTATGGTTGACGATATGAAGAATATTCATGAAATATTAAGCGGTTTACAGCAGAGTGGAAGCCGTGATAATGCCTTGCAGCATTGTGAGGCCGCCCAGCATCGGATTAATTCGGCGATAGTGGCGTTTCAGTTTTATGATCGCTTGCAGCAGTGTTTGCAACACGTGTCCGACAATCTGAAGGGCTTGTCGACCATCATCGATACGCCGCATAAGTTATATAATCCCGCCGAATGGTATAAGTTTCAGGAAAGCATTCGCAACCATTACACTATGGAGTCTGAAAAAGTTATGTTTGATGCCATTCATCAAGGCAAGAGTGTCGATGAGGCATTGGCCTTGTTTCAGCAAGCAAATCAACATAGCGATGAAGATGAAATCGAACTGTTTTAATTTTTACTTGGCTACTTAAATCGTAAATGAATAATAAATCTCTGTTAATTTTGTGCCCTCTGTTACTGATATTAACGGCGTGTGGCAACCCTGGCTCGGAACCGCCGGTTGCCGGTAGCGTACCGACCAAAAAAGCCCCAGCCAAAAGAACGGCGGCGAATAAAGCGCCAGCTGCGCCCACCGCAAAAAAACCGGCATCTACCCCCGATACGGCGACTTATGCGATCGAAGGTGTTAGCAATAATTTTAAAGATGAACCTAATTTGCCGACATTTCGCGCCGAGCCGTTGATGCCGCCGGCCGATATTCCACCGCCAGCTGCGCCAGCCAGTCCCGCAGCACTTGCGCCAGCGGCCGTGGCAACGACACCTGCACCTGTACCAAAGTTTGTAATTGAAGACGCACGCATCCCCAGCGGCACACCGCCGGCCGTGGTTGCTCTAATTAGTGAGTCTGATCGCAGTCGCAATGGCGGCGATCTCGATGCCGCGGTGGTAGTGATGGAGCGGGCCTTGCGTATCGATTCACGTAATCCAACCCTGACTTATAAGTTGGCGCAGCTCAGAATCAAACAAAATAAACCGCAATTGGCGGAAGAGTTGGCCGGCAAGGCCGCTTTGCTGGCGGGTGGCGATCTGGATCTAAAACGCAAAAGTTGGTTGCTGATTGCCGAAGCTCGGCAAATGCAGCAAAATTCTCAAGGTGCCAAAGAAGCTAAAGCCAAGGCGGACAGCTTTTTCGGTCGCTAGTGGCAGAGAGTTCCAAACCGGCGCTTTCCGGCACCGCCGCGAAATTGGCCGATATTTTTGGTGAAGGCGGCACCTTAGCCGAGGTTATCCATGGCTATTCGCCGCGCGCTGCGCAGATCGAGATGGCCGAAAAAATCGCCCATGCCATAGAGTCGCAGCAAAACCTGATTGCCGAGGCCGGCACCGGCACCGGCAAAACCTTTGCCTATCTGATTCCCGCCATTCTGTCCGGCAAAAAAGTCATCGTCTCCACCGGGACCAAAAATCTGCAAGACCAATTGTTCAACAAGGATCTGCCGGTGATACGCAAAGCCCTGAGCAGGCGGCCGTTCAAAGCCAGCTTGTTAAAGGGCCGCGCGAATTATTTATGCACTTATCGGCTGGATCAGGCCTTGAATTCCGCGTTCGGCTACAGCCAGGAAGATGCTGCGGCCTTGGCGCAAATCAAGGCTTGGTCTAAACGCACCAAGGCCGGCGACGTTTCAGAAGTGGCCGATGTACATGACGGCGATCCGGTCTGGTTTCACGCTACCTCCACCACCGATAATTGCCTGGGGCAGAACTGCCCTGATTACGCAGATTGCTTTTTGACCAAAGCTCGCAAACAGGCCCAGGAAGCCGAGATCGTCGTCGTCAATCATCATCTGCTGTGTGCCGACTGGTCGATCCGCGAAACCGGCTTCGGTGAATTATTGCCTGATGCCGAAGTCGTGGTCATCGACGAAGCGCATCAACTGGCCGATACCGCATCCAATTTTTTGGGCGTAACGATCAGCGGCAAGCAGTTGGTCGATCTGGCTGACGACAGTCTGGCCGAATATTTTACCGACGCTAAGGACATGCCGGACTTGCGCACGGCCTGCGAAGACCTGCAACACGAAGTCAAGGATTTACGGTTGGCTTTTGGCTTGGAACTGCGGCGCGGTGACTGGGTAGACATCGAGACCAATCCAAAAATCGCCGGCGCGTTGGAATCTTTGCAAAAGCAATTGGCGCGATTAACCGACCAATTGGAACGCGCCTCGGTGCGCAGTAAAGGCCTGGAATCCTGCTTCGACCGCGCCGAAGCGCTGGACGCCCAACTGGAAACGCTGATCAACGACCAGGATGGACAGTGGATCAAATGGTACGAAACCTATAGCAAGTCTTTCACGCTCAGTCGCACGCCGCTGGATATTGCCAAGGAATTTCGCGGTTTCATGGCCCGGCACAAAGCTGCCTGGATTTTCACCTCGGCGACTCTGAGCGTGGCTAATAACTTTGTGCATTTTTCCAAGAATCTGGGTTTAAGCGGCGCACTCAGCCAGAGTTGGGATAGCCCGTTCGATTATCCGAATCAAGCCTTGTTTTACCATCCCAAAGGTTTGCCGCAGCCCAGCGATCCCGATTTTACCGATAAAATTGTCGATTTCGCGTTGCCGGTGCTGGAAGCCAGCCGGGGCCGGGCATTTTTCCTGTTTACCAGTCACCGCGCCCTACAACGCGCGGCGCAATTGCTGGAAGGCAAGCTCGATCATCCGCTATTGGTGCAGGGTACGCGTTCCAAGGGCGTGTTGTTGGATCAGTTCAAGGAACTGGGCAACGCGGTATTGTTGGCAACCGCCAGTTTCTGGGAAGGTGTGGACGTGCGCGGCGACGCCTTGTCCTGCGTCATCATCGATAAACTGCCGTTTGCCTCGCCGGGCGACCCGGTGTTGAAAGCACGCATGAATGCGATGGAAAAGCAGGGTCGCAATCCGTTTTTCGAGCATCAATTACCCAGCGCCATCATTATGCTGCGGCAAGGTGTGGGCCGCTTAATCCGCGATGTTAACGACCGCGGCGTACTGATGGTTTGTGATCCCCGCTTGTTAAAGCGCTCATACGGTCAGATGTTTTTGGATAGCGTGCCGGCGATGAAACGCAGTCGTGAGATCGAGGACGTGCGACAGTTTTTTGCAATAGAGGAAAACCGTTGAAATTATTGGCAGTAGAAACTTCCACCGATGCCTGCTCGGCGGCTTTATTCATTAATGGCGAGATTGCCGAAAAATTTGCGGTTGCGCCGCGCGAACACACCAAGCTGATTTTGCCGATGATCGATGAATTGATGGCCGAAGCTCAGCTTAAACCGCAACAACTCGATGCGATTGGTTTGAGCCGCGGCCCCGGTTCGTTTACCGGGGTACGAATTGCCGGCGGCGTGGTACAAGGTATTGCCTATGGAGCGGATTTGCCGGTGGTGCCGGTTTCGACCTTGGCGGCAATCGCGCAAGACTTTTTTAACCAGCACGCCGAAGCCGAGCTGAGCTTTACGGCAATGGATGCGCGGATGAATGAGATTTTTTGGGGTGCGTATCAACGTGATGCATTGGGCTTGGCGGAGCTGATCGGTGCGGAAGCCGTTACGCCCGCCGGCGAAGTGATCTTTCCCGATCTCGCCGGTTTCGGTGTCGGGTCCGGTTGGGGTGTTTATGCGGACCAGTTGAGCCAACGTTTAGGTGCGCGCGTGCAGGGTGTCGAGGTAGATGTTTGGCCGCGTGCCGCTTGTATTGCCCAGTTGGGCGCTTATGGATTTGCCAACGGCTTGGCCGTGGCGGTCGAGCAGGCCATGCCGGTTTATCTACGCGATAAAGTCGCGAAAAAGCAATCGGAAAGATAGCAAGATTTGTGGCGTTAACCCGCTGCTGAAACTGCCTCGCGACGTTTTTGAGCCCTTCTAAGGTACAATGCCGTTTTACCTAAGCCGATATTCTTAGCCAATGGCGCAATATTTCGAAATTCATCCGAAGAACCCGCAGCCGCGCTTGATTCAACAAG
Encoded proteins:
- a CDS encoding PhoH family protein, encoding MNIQSAGKKLFVLDTNVLMHDPTSIFRFQEHNVFIPMVVLEELDHAKKGLSDVSRNVRQVSRFLDELIRDADQQTINAGLPLSRIEHAPNGEREFDGRLYFQTRQLSHLLPADLPGQIADNSILSIVLALGKEYPDVNVILVSKDINMRIKAAALQISAEDYHNDQTIEDIDLLYNGTMALDSDFWEEHGGKMESWQENNNTYYRVNGPLVAEWYPNQYLYMEGDDNFEAIVKSRVGETAVLQLARDYRTKHNSIWGISAKNREQNFALNALLDPNVDFVTLIGSAGTGKTLLALAAGLSLTLESKLYLEIIMTRETMPVGEDIGFLPGTEEEKMAPWMGALMDNLELLGSRSGTTEWEQGASQNMMMNRVKIRSLNFMRGRTFLNRYLIIDEAQNLTPKQMKTLITRAGPGTKIICIGNLAQIDTPYLTATSSGLTYVVDRFKSWPNSAHITLRRGERSRLADFASDNL
- a CDS encoding tetratricopeptide repeat protein is translated as MNNKSLLILCPLLLILTACGNPGSEPPVAGSVPTKKAPAKRTAANKAPAAPTAKKPASTPDTATYAIEGVSNNFKDEPNLPTFRAEPLMPPADIPPPAAPASPAALAPAAVATTPAPVPKFVIEDARIPSGTPPAVVALISESDRSRNGGDLDAAVVVMERALRIDSRNPTLTYKLAQLRIKQNKPQLAEELAGKAALLAGGDLDLKRKSWLLIAEARQMQQNSQGAKEAKAKADSFFGR
- the tsaB gene encoding tRNA (adenosine(37)-N6)-threonylcarbamoyltransferase complex dimerization subunit type 1 TsaB, coding for MKLLAVETSTDACSAALFINGEIAEKFAVAPREHTKLILPMIDELMAEAQLKPQQLDAIGLSRGPGSFTGVRIAGGVVQGIAYGADLPVVPVSTLAAIAQDFFNQHAEAELSFTAMDARMNEIFWGAYQRDALGLAELIGAEAVTPAGEVIFPDLAGFGVGSGWGVYADQLSQRLGARVQGVEVDVWPRAACIAQLGAYGFANGLAVAVEQAMPVYLRDKVAKKQSER
- a CDS encoding ATP-dependent DNA helicase, whose protein sequence is MAESSKPALSGTAAKLADIFGEGGTLAEVIHGYSPRAAQIEMAEKIAHAIESQQNLIAEAGTGTGKTFAYLIPAILSGKKVIVSTGTKNLQDQLFNKDLPVIRKALSRRPFKASLLKGRANYLCTYRLDQALNSAFGYSQEDAAALAQIKAWSKRTKAGDVSEVADVHDGDPVWFHATSTTDNCLGQNCPDYADCFLTKARKQAQEAEIVVVNHHLLCADWSIRETGFGELLPDAEVVVIDEAHQLADTASNFLGVTISGKQLVDLADDSLAEYFTDAKDMPDLRTACEDLQHEVKDLRLAFGLELRRGDWVDIETNPKIAGALESLQKQLARLTDQLERASVRSKGLESCFDRAEALDAQLETLINDQDGQWIKWYETYSKSFTLSRTPLDIAKEFRGFMARHKAAWIFTSATLSVANNFVHFSKNLGLSGALSQSWDSPFDYPNQALFYHPKGLPQPSDPDFTDKIVDFALPVLEASRGRAFFLFTSHRALQRAAQLLEGKLDHPLLVQGTRSKGVLLDQFKELGNAVLLATASFWEGVDVRGDALSCVIIDKLPFASPGDPVLKARMNAMEKQGRNPFFEHQLPSAIIMLRQGVGRLIRDVNDRGVLMVCDPRLLKRSYGQMFLDSVPAMKRSREIEDVRQFFAIEENR